Proteins co-encoded in one Capsicum annuum cultivar UCD-10X-F1 chromosome 9, UCD10Xv1.1, whole genome shotgun sequence genomic window:
- the LOC107842267 gene encoding CEN-like protein 2 isoform X1, with amino-acid sequence MARSLEPLIVGRVIGDVLDSFNPTIKMTITFNNKLVCNGHELYPSAISARPKVEVHGGDLRTFFTLVMTDPDVPGPSDPYLREHLHWIVTDIPGTTDATFGRELVSYEIPRPNIGIHRFVFVLFKQKRRSSVSQPTARDHFNTRDFAQENELEQPVAAVFFNAQRETAARRR; translated from the exons ATGGCAAGAAGTTTAGAGCCTCTAATTGTTGGTAGAGTAATTGGTGATGTTCTTGATTCATTCAATCCTACAATAAAAATGACAATcacttttaataataaattagttTGCAATGGCCATGAACTTTATCCTTCTGCTATTTCTGCTAGACCTAAAGTTGAAGTTCATGGTGGAGATTTGAGAACTTTCTTCACACTG GTCATGACAGATCCTGATGTTCCTGGCCCTAGTGATCCTTATCTGAGAGAGCATCTTCACTG GATAGTAACTGACATTCCAGGTACAACTGATGCTACTTTTG GAAGAGAATTAGTGAGCTATGAAATTCCAAGGCCAAATATTGGGATACATAGGTTTGTATTTGTTCTTTTTAAGCAGAAACGTCGGAGTTCAGTTAGTCAACCAACTGCCAGAGATCATTTCAATACTCGAGATTTCGCCCAAGAAAATGAACTTGAACAACCTGTTGCTGCTGTTTTCTTCAATGCTCAGAGAGAAACCGCAGCGCGTAGACGCTAA
- the LOC107842267 gene encoding CEN-like protein 2 isoform X2, translating into MARSLEPLIVGRVIGDVLDSFNPTIKMTITFNNKLVCNGHELYPSAISARPKVEVHGGDLRTFFTLVMTDPDVPGPSDPYLREHLHWIVTDIPGTTDATFGKELVSYEIPRPNIGIHRFVFVLFKQKRRSSVSQPTARDHFNTRDFAQENELEQPVAAVFFNAQRETAARRR; encoded by the exons ATGGCAAGAAGTTTAGAGCCTCTAATTGTTGGTAGAGTAATTGGTGATGTTCTTGATTCATTCAATCCTACAATAAAAATGACAATcacttttaataataaattagttTGCAATGGCCATGAACTTTATCCTTCTGCTATTTCTGCTAGACCTAAAGTTGAAGTTCATGGTGGAGATTTGAGAACTTTCTTCACACTG GTCATGACAGATCCTGATGTTCCTGGCCCTAGTGATCCTTATCTGAGAGAGCATCTTCACTG GATAGTAACTGACATTCCAGGTACAACTGATGCTACTTTTGGTAA AGAATTAGTGAGCTATGAAATTCCAAGGCCAAATATTGGGATACATAGGTTTGTATTTGTTCTTTTTAAGCAGAAACGTCGGAGTTCAGTTAGTCAACCAACTGCCAGAGATCATTTCAATACTCGAGATTTCGCCCAAGAAAATGAACTTGAACAACCTGTTGCTGCTGTTTTCTTCAATGCTCAGAGAGAAACCGCAGCGCGTAGACGCTAA
- the LOC107843219 gene encoding LOW QUALITY PROTEIN: fatty acyl-CoA reductase 2, chloroplastic (The sequence of the model RefSeq protein was modified relative to this genomic sequence to represent the inferred CDS: inserted 1 base in 1 codon) encodes MLLFKNISPLNTREHTYNLFSQNHGNHKKSRKNLCYMKYENFEKKYYQPKVVTNVEAITMENEKEIISQKSNNGIGIVNFFEGKNILVTGATGFLAKALIEKMLRTTPKVNKIYLLIRAKDKEAAFLRLKNEIMESELFKXLEEMHGESYRLFIKNKLVPIVGNIYEPNLGMDIIISQKIAQEIDLIIDSAAITTFDERYDLALDANVNGPYQLMMFAKKCKKLKLLMHYSTAYANGEREGIILEKPFTMGESITKEKITSISPFIEFPSLDVENEMGLISKLKKNIKNNCLDQIMKDLGLERAKLYGWQDTYTFTKAIGEMLINSMRDEIPILILRPSIIISSYKEPFPGWIQGFRTIDPLIYFYQKGDLPCILGDPNGLVDLVPVDMVVNATMAAIAKYGYLQNPELNIYHLTSTFTNPVSFSQIFDYFYDFFKLFPFVNSKGDTIEVKKVRFFDKISDFENYIWEVLSKQHEVQDEKEVAKIQMRFKRKVKYLKHITKLYEPYMFYKGWFHNGNMQKLMGDMSEEEKISFEIDVTKINWRNYFVKTHIPGLQKYVLQGKKIN; translated from the exons ATGCTtctcttcaaaaatatttccCCCCTTAATACTAGGGAACatacttataatttattttctcaaaatcatggaaaccataaaaaatcaagaaaaaatttatgttacatgaaatatgaaaattttgagaaaaaatattatcaaccCAAAGTAGTCACTAACGTTGAAGCCATAACTATggagaatgaaaaagaaattatatcTCAAAAATCCAATAATGGTATAGGaattgttaatttttttgaaggaaaaaacaTTCTTGTTACTGGTGCCACAGGGTTTCTTGCAAAAG ctttaattgaaaaaatgttGAGAACAACACCAAaggtaaataaaatttatttactcATCAGggcaaaggacaaagaagctgcATTTCTTAGATTAAAAAATGAA ATTATGGAGTCAGAATTATTCA ACCTAGAAGAAATGCACGGTGAATCCTacagattattcataaaaaataaattggttcCTATAGTTGGAAATATATATGAACCAAATCTTGGTATGGAtattattatttctcaaaaaattgctcaagaaattgatttgattattgattCTGCAGCCATCACTACATTTGATGAGAG GTATGATTTAGCTCTTGATGCTAATGTGAATGGTCCATATCAACTCATGATGTTTGCAAAGAAATGCAAGAAACTTAAACTTTTAATGCATTATTCTACAg cATATGCCAATGGAGAAAGAGAAGGGATAATATTGGAGAAGCCTTTTACTATGGGAGAAAGTATAACAAAGGAGAAAATTACTTCAATTTCTCCATTTATTGAATTTCCATCATTGGATGTTGAAAATGAAATGGgcttaatttcaaaattgaagaaaaatattaaaaacaattgCTTGGATCAAATAATGAAGGATTTAGGACTTGAAAg GGCAAAGTTATATGGATGGCAAGATACATATACATTCACAAAGGCAATTGGTGAAATGTTGATAAATAGTATGAGAGATGAAATTCCAATACTTATTCTTAGACCCTCCATAATAATAAGTAGCTATAAAGAGCCATTTCCAGGATGGATACAAGGATTcag GACAATTGACCCATTAATCTATTTCTATCAAAAGGGTGATCTCCCTTGCATTCTTGGTGATCCTAATGGTCTTGTTGATTTA GTTCCTGTtgatatggttgtgaatgcaACAATGGCTgctattgcaaaatatggatatttgcaAAATCCAGAACTAAATATTTATCATTTGACATCAACATTTACGAATCCAGTctcattttctcaaatttttgactatttttatgattttttcaaattatttcctTTTGTTAATTCAAAAGGAGATACAATCGAGGTTAAAAAAGTGAGATTTTTCGACaaaatatcagattttgaaaattatatttggGAGGTACTATCCAAGCAGCATGAAGTACAAGATGAAAAAGAGGTTGCAAAGATTCAAATGCGATTTAAAAGGAAGGTGAAATATTTGAAGCATATTACCAAACTCTATGAACCCTACATGTTCTACAAAGGCTG GTTTCACAATGGCAACATGCAAAAGCTAATGGGAGATATgtctgaagaagaaaaaataagctTTGAAATTGATGTGACAAAAATTAATTGGAGAAATTATTTTGTAAAGACTCATATTCCTGgtttacaaaaatatgtacttcaagggaaaaaaattaattaa